TCCCTGCATCGGTAACGATAAAGATTTTTTCCGAGGGTTTAACACTCACTACTGAAGTCACGAGGTATCCTGCCGGACCGATGATGAATCTACCCAGCTCTGAAATCAGTTTCCCATTGAAGTCAGAGAACATTCCCGAGACGGCCGCCCGCAACTTTTCTATATCAAGCTCTTCGCCTTCATAGTTAATACCCCAGCCCCCGCCGAGATCGATGTGCTTGAAACCGAATTGCTTAGCACATTCGAGAACTTTGGAATAGGCGTCAACAAATGGTTCTACTTCGGTGATTTGAGATCCAATGTGAAGATGTAGGCCATCGATCCTGTCGGCCACCGTCTCGACCTTTTCGATTGGAACTCCGAATTTGTGGGCTTTGAGTCCTGTCGAGATATGTGGGTGAGTGTGCGCGTCAACATCCGGATTGACTCTTAGAAGCTTCACGACATCTATCCCATCCCATAGAGGCAGTTCCTGCAGCGAGTCGACGCAGACAGTGTCAACACCCTGATTTGTGAAATGCACAATATCTCCATGGGTCTTTCCGTTACCATTCCAGAGAATTCGCTTCATGCCGGCCATTTTCGATGCGAGGAGCTCACCTCTTGAAACAACATCCGCACCAATGCCTTCTTCTGCCATTATCTTTAGAAGAGCGGGATTGCTGTTTGCCTTCAACGCAAAGACTATCTCTGCATCCAGCCCCTCGAAAACCCTCTTTGCTTTGTCGATTCTCTTTCTTATCTTTTCTGCATCGTATACATATAGCGGCGTACCGAATTCACCAGCAAGCTTCTGAAAATCAATCATCTCAACCTCCAAAATTCAGCCTTTCCGTTATCTCATCAATCTCTTCAGACCTGATATTAAGCGCTGGCAAAAACCTTACGCTCCCTCCAGTTACATTGAGCAAGACCTTTCTTTCAAAGGCAAGGCCTTTCACCCCGTTAGGGTTTTCGGTCGTGACTCCTATCATTAGACCCTTACCTCGAACTCCCCTGGCCCAAGGAAGACTCTTGAGGTTTTGCATAAGACGCGCTCCATTTATTCTAACACTTTCGAGAAGGGCTGAATTCATTCTAGACACAACTGAGAGCCCTGCTGCAAGGCTGAGAGGGTTCGGAGCAAATGTTGAGCCGTGATCTCCGAGAGAAAACGGTGATAGCTTTCTGAAGACAGTTGCGCCAAGAGGCAGGCCGCCTCCAACGGCTTTTCCCAGTATTACAATATCCGGTTCCAATCCGTAATTCCGATAGCCAAAGTATTCGCCTGTTCTACAAAGGCCTGACTGAATCTCATCGGCGACCACTAGAAAGCCCTTCTCCTTCCTGAGTACTTCAATCGTTTCGATCAGTTCGGAAGGATACAAGTAGACTCCGCTGTTTCCCTGTATCGATTCTACAAAGACGGCGGCGATTTCATTTTCCTTGACCGATTCAGAAAATGCCTCCGCATTCTTGGGAAGAAAGAGGACGTCGGGGAGAAGCGGTTCGAAAGGCCTTCGCAGTATTTCACTATGTGTCAAAGAGAGAGCGCCGATGGTTCGCCCATGAAAGTTACCTTCAAAGGAAATCATTTTCCCCTTTCTCAACTTCCTTACAGCTTTGATCGCAGCTTCTGTGGCCTCGGTGCCGGAGTTTGAAAAATACACCTCGCCGCTGGAGTTGACAAATTTCAGGAGACTCTCACTAAGCTTTTCGGCATCATCGTCGAGAAAGTAGTTTGATGTGTGAGAATACCTTCCCATCTTCCTGGAGACTGCTTCAATCGTTGCTTCATCCGTATGACCGAAAGCGAGTACTCCTATTCCTGCAAATGTGTCGATGAACTCGCCCCTGTCAGTATTGATTCTTATTCCGTGTGCACTCTTTATCTCGAGAGGAAATGGTGAGTATACGTTTGAAAGCATTGTACTCAGCTCACAATTCGAACTCGTCAAGCAACGCCTTCAGGGCTGTGCTTGCCTGTAATTTCGGTACGAGAACGGAGATCTTTATTTCAGACGTAGTAGTCGCGATTATCCTGACCCCAGCCTTCTGGAGTGCAAGGAAGAAACGGGCGGCTACCCCTGCGCTCGATTTCATGCCGACGCCAACCGTAGATATCTTCGCAACATCTTCATCTATTGCGAGTTCCCAGTTGTCGATATCTACAAGGACGTTTTCTATAGTCCTCTTTATCGCCGCCGGACTGGCCGAGAGAACAGTAAATACAAGGTGTATATGTTCGTTGTCATTCACAATAGATATCATGTCAACGTTGAAATTCGAACCTGCAACGGCCTGAAAGATCTTGCTGACAACATCCGTATTTCCGGGCAATTTGTTTATCGTTATCTTCAGCTGGTTTGTGTCTATCGTAGCACCCGTTACGACAGGCTGTTCCAGCCATTCGGGAAGCCTGCTCACTACTCTGGTTCCTCCTTCTTCGTTGAATGACGACAGGCAAAGGATCTCAACGTTGTACTTCTTTGCTATCTCCACCGATCTCGAGTGAAGGACTCTTGCCCCTAGAGCCGCCATTTCCAGCATTTCGTCATATGTAATGAATTGGAGCTTTCTCGCATCTTTGTGAACCTTGGGATCGCAGGTATAGACTCCGGCGACATCGCTGAATATCTCACATGAGACCCCAGCCTTTGCAGCAATCGCGACAGCAGAAGTATCCGATCCTCCCCGCCCGAGGGTAGTAAGATTCCCATCGCGATCGACACCTTGAAAACCTGTAACGACTATCACATCATAGTTCTCAAGTTCTGCATACATCTTTTCGAGGTTAAGATCTGCGATTCTTGCGTTGCTGAAATCTCCAACGGTGCTTATATCAAGCTGCATTGCGTTGTGCGAGATCGAACGGACACCCATACTAAGAAGAGCTATAGAAAGAAGCGCCGCCGAAACCTGTTCTCCTGTCGCAAGAAGCATCGCAAGCTCCCTCTCATCAGGGACAGGAGTCAGGCTTTCGGCTATGGAAATCAGATCATTGGTTGTCTTTCCCATAGCCGAAACAACAACGATCATCTTTTCGCCGTCATCTACTCGTTTCTTTATTCTTGTTGCAACGTTCATTATTCTCTC
The Mesotoga sp. Brook.08.105.5.1 genome window above contains:
- a CDS encoding aminotransferase class III-fold pyridoxal phosphate-dependent enzyme, which encodes MLSNVYSPFPLEIKSAHGIRINTDRGEFIDTFAGIGVLAFGHTDEATIEAVSRKMGRYSHTSNYFLDDDAEKLSESLLKFVNSSGEVYFSNSGTEATEAAIKAVRKLRKGKMISFEGNFHGRTIGALSLTHSEILRRPFEPLLPDVLFLPKNAEAFSESVKENEIAAVFVESIQGNSGVYLYPSELIETIEVLRKEKGFLVVADEIQSGLCRTGEYFGYRNYGLEPDIVILGKAVGGGLPLGATVFRKLSPFSLGDHGSTFAPNPLSLAAGLSVVSRMNSALLESVRINGARLMQNLKSLPWARGVRGKGLMIGVTTENPNGVKGLAFERKVLLNVTGGSVRFLPALNIRSEEIDEITERLNFGG
- the lysA gene encoding diaminopimelate decarboxylase — translated: MIDFQKLAGEFGTPLYVYDAEKIRKRIDKAKRVFEGLDAEIVFALKANSNPALLKIMAEEGIGADVVSRGELLASKMAGMKRILWNGNGKTHGDIVHFTNQGVDTVCVDSLQELPLWDGIDVVKLLRVNPDVDAHTHPHISTGLKAHKFGVPIEKVETVADRIDGLHLHIGSQITEVEPFVDAYSKVLECAKQFGFKHIDLGGGWGINYEGEELDIEKLRAAVSGMFSDFNGKLISELGRFIIGPAGYLVTSVVSVKPSEKIFIVTDAGMNALIRPALYDAHHGVIVLSGTKKTATADVVGPLCESGDILARGRKLEVPIPGTAIVFENAGAYGFSMANNYNGMPLPAEVLVDGDYVKLIRRRQSIEELFTNVKL
- a CDS encoding aspartate kinase; protein product: MIVQKYGGSSVANAERIMNVATRIKKRVDDGEKMIVVVSAMGKTTNDLISIAESLTPVPDERELAMLLATGEQVSAALLSIALLSMGVRSISHNAMQLDISTVGDFSNARIADLNLEKMYAELENYDVIVVTGFQGVDRDGNLTTLGRGGSDTSAVAIAAKAGVSCEIFSDVAGVYTCDPKVHKDARKLQFITYDEMLEMAALGARVLHSRSVEIAKKYNVEILCLSSFNEEGGTRVVSRLPEWLEQPVVTGATIDTNQLKITINKLPGNTDVVSKIFQAVAGSNFNVDMISIVNDNEHIHLVFTVLSASPAAIKRTIENVLVDIDNWELAIDEDVAKISTVGVGMKSSAGVAARFFLALQKAGVRIIATTTSEIKISVLVPKLQASTALKALLDEFEL